One Myxococcales bacterium genomic window, GAGGTCTTTACAGCCATCTCCGTCGGGTTCGACTCCCGAGTGTTCCACGTCGCCAGATCTTAGCTCAAATCAGCCTGGGCGAATAGTACACCTCTGGCCCAGGCTGAGAGGGTCTTTTCGTCCCCCTTGGCTGCGTTCTGGAGAGCTTTCAGCTCAGAGGGCTTGAGCCTGAGCGTAATTACCGAGGCTCGATCCTGGCCCTTCTCCATGGGTGGCCTGCCTCGTGGCCTCTTCTTTTTCGCTGTCATGCCTTTTCTGTAGCACACAAAATCTTAACTGTCATACAAATAATCATTGACATCACTGAATAAACGTATTACATTAAATCCATGGCAGAACTCAGCATCGACAAGAAGATCACGATCATCGGGGCACTCGTGGAAGGCTCCTCGATCCGCTCGGTTGAGCGCATGACGGGTGTCCACCGCGACACTATCACCCGTCTGGCCATCCGTGTCGGGAAGGGCTGCGAGCGTCTCATGGACGAGCGAATCCATGGCGTCCAGTGTGACTTTCTGGAATTGGATGAGATCTGGGCCTATGTCGGGAAGAAGCGTAACCGCGTCCGGGATGGTGACGATCCCGCCCAGGTCGGAGACTTCTGGACCTGGGTCGCACTCGACCCCGACACCAAGCTCGTGCCGAGTCACCACGTCGGCAAGCGAACCGTGATCGACGCCAAGATCTTCGTGGCGGGTATCGCCAAGCGCGTCGAGGGCCGACCCCAAATCAGCACGGACAAGCTCGGTGCCTATCGCAGCGCGATCCTGGGGCAGTGGAGCGATCGAGACGAGAAGGGCTGGACCCGGCCCGACTGGAGCACGATTGTAAAGCGGTACGAAGTCGAGCCAGCCGCGGCGGGTAGGTACTCGCCTCCGCATGTTGTCGCCGCGGACAAGCGGGTCGAGTCAGGGAATCCCGATGTGAGCCGGATCAGCACTTCACACGTCGAGCGACAGAATCTCACGATGCGGATGTCGATGCGGCGCTTCACGCGGCTCACGAATGGATTCAGCAAGAAGGTGGAGAACCTACAGGCGGCCGTCTCGCTGCATTTCGCGCACTACAACTTCGTGCGCAAGCACATCACCATCAAGACTGTGCCCGCGGTCGCGGCAGGTGTCGAAGGGCAGGCATGGAAGCTGGCTGAATTTGTTGAATGGACCGACCTATATGGACACTAGACCCGCGGGGCAGGACACCACCGAAATACCGATCTTTTCCGGCAGATTCGCTCGATCTCTGGACGATTCGAGTAGTTACTCTTAGAATAACTGCATGAACTACAAAGTAGAAGATCTGGCGGCCGCCAGCGGCGTCAGGATCGATACGATCCGGTTCTACCAGGGAAAGGGCCTGATCCCGGCCCCCGCGCGACAGGGTCGCAACGCGATCTACGGCCCCGCCCACCTGGCTCGCCTTCATCAAATTCGCTCGCTGATGGGACAGGGCTTCAGTCTCGCTCAAATTCAACGGGTCCCGGCGCCGGGCGACACGACAGAGACTCGGGCCGAAGGCGAATCCGAGGCTCCACGGGAAGCGCTACTCCACGCTCTCGCCGAACAGCGAGTCGGCGAAAGCAAGTTTCAGCGCTCGGAGCTTGCGGCCCGAGCCGGAGTTCCCGAAGACCTGGTGGCCGCCGCCCAGGCGGCTGGAGTCCTTGAGCCGATCCTCCAGGATGGCGAAGAACTTTTCTCTTCTGCAGATCTGGAGATGCTCGAGAGCGGGCTGGCGGTACTCGGAGCCGGTCTTCCCCTCGGCGAATTCCTCAACCTCGCCGCCCAGCACGATCGCAACATCCGCGAGGTGAGCGAGTTGGGCATCGATCTGTTCGACAATCATGTTCGCAAAATGGCCCCCAACGGTGAGGATCCCGAAGTCGTCGCCCAGGCTTTTCGCGACCTGCTGCCGCGGCTCACCCGGCTGGTTGCTCTCCACTTTCAACGCACCCTGGTCAACCGAGCGATGGAACGTCTGCGCGCCAAGGGCGAAGGACCGGCGCTCGCCCGGGCGCTCGCCGCAGTCGAAGCCACGAACCTGGAAGGAGAATGGCGCCGATGACCTTGCCGACCGGCCGCGAAAAACGCATCGCCGTAAAGAACATGTTCGACCGGATCGCACCGCGCTACGACCTGTTGAACCGGCTCGTGAGCCTCGGGCTCGATCGGGGTTGGCGGCGTCTGGCATTGGAAATGGTGGACGTGGGTCCCGGCGACCTGGTGCTCGATCTGGCCTGTGGAACCGGAGATCTATGCGAGCAGGTTCTCGCGCGCGGGGCCCGGGTCGTGGGGGCCGATTTTGCCCGTGAAATGCTCCGAGGTGCCGTGGCCCGGGGCATCGAAGTCGACTTTACAAACGCCGACGCCGCGCAGCTCCCGATCGCGAGTTCGAGCATCGACGTTGTCACCTGCGGCTTCGCTCTGCGCAACTTTGTGTCGCTCCCGGAGGTCTTTGACGAAATCGCGCGGGTCTTGAAGCCGGGGGGGCGGCTAGCGGTGATCGAGGTCGACCGACCTTCGTCGGCCATGCTGCGCGGTGCTCACTCGCTCTACTTTGATCGCTTCGTTCCGCTGCTCGGCGGGTTGCTCTCGGACCGCGACGCGTATCGTTACTTGCCAGAGTCCACAGCCTATCTCCCCGCCCCCGAAGAACTCTTCGCGATGCTCGACAAGGCGGGTATCGGTGGGGTGGCAAAGCGGCGTCTGCTGTTCGGAGCCGCCCAGATCTTGACGGGGGTCAAGAAATGAACCTCGATCTGACGCTCGTGCGTGAAAGTGCTGCGACGGTTTGTCGGGCGATCGAGGGCTGCAAAGCGATTGCACGAGAGCGAGGGCAAAGTCAGTGGCTTTCGCTGCGATGGAAAGTCGCCGATCGCGACGTGCTCGCAGATTTCTTGGCTTGCGAGGCTCCGGACGCATTTTATTGGCAAGAACCGGGTCGCGAACTGGCGATCCTGGGTCTCGGCCGGTTGGACGCCATCGAGGCTTCGGGACGCGATCGTTTTGCCGATGCCGCCGACCACAGTCGCGACCTCTTTAGCAACCTGCAACTTCACTGCCTCGATGCGTCGGACTCGGCCGCTGCCGCGGATCGCGGCCCGCTGCTGCTGGGCGGGTTTGCATTCTTCGACAGCGAAGTCGAACCCGAGAGCGAATGGCATGGCTTCGGCGCTGGCCGCTTGTTGTTGCCCGAGATCACAATAGTGTGTCGAGACAAGTTCGCGTGGGTCACGCGAACTTGCGCTGTCGAACCCGATAGTCGGATTGATGAAGTCTTTGATGGGCTATGTGCAGAGATCCCCTCTGCTTCCCCGCACGGGAAACTCGATTCCACAGGTCTTCCATCCAAATTGGGTCTCATCGGCGAGGTGCAGGATCCCGGTCCGGAGTTTCGCGTTCAAGCCGACCGCACACACACCCAATACCTGGCCCAGGTGGAAGCCGCGCTCGACGCCATTACGGCGGGCAAATTCGAAAAGGTGGTACTCGCCAGATCGCTCCGGGTGATTGGAGATCAAGACTTCGACCTCGCATCATTTCTCTCGAGCCTGCGCGCCATGTTTCCCTCGTGTGCAACTCTCGCCATCCGAGACGGCGATGATCTGTTCGTCTCGGCGACCCCCGAGCGACTGGTCGCACTCGATGGCGATCAAGTTACGACTGCGGCGGTGGCGGGCAGTGCGCCGCGGGGACGCAATCCCCAAGAAGAGGAACACTTCAGTGTCGCGCTTTGCGAGAGTGAAAAAGAGCGACACGAGCACGACGTGGTCAAGTATTCGATCCAGGAGGCGCTTGCGGAATCGTGTGGCAACCTCGAAGGTCCCGCGGTTCCCAATCTGCTCAAACTAGAAGGCATCCAGCACCTCGAGACGCCGCTCAGCGGTCGCTTGCTCGGTCATCGACGCGGAACCACGAGTGTGTTGGATCTGGTGGCCCAACTGCATCCCACTCCAGCCGTTGGTGGCGCTCCGCGTGCCACGGCGCTCGATTGGCTCGAACATTTCGAAGCCCTCGACCGGGGCTGGTACGCGGGACCCGTGGGTTATGTCGATGGCCGGGGCGATGGAGAGTTTCGGGTCGCGCTGCGCTCGGCGCTGTTGCGCGGTCGCAGCGCGCGGCTGTTCGCCGGTGCGGGGATCGTCGCGGGGTCGGAGCCGTCCCACGAGTTGGCCGAAACCCGTCTCAAGCTACGAGCGTTGCTCGCACCGTTGACGGAGATATGACGGAAATATAAATGAGCAAAGAAACCGCCATCGAAAATGAACCCGCGCGACCCGTCGCGATGCGGGGCACTGCAGATGCTCCAAACGCCACCTACGCGTTTGCGATGGCGTTCTTCGAAGAGCTCGCGCGCTCTGGCGTGATGCACGTCTGCATCTCTCCGGGTTCGCGCTCCACCCCGCTGGTCGTCGCCGCAGGTAGTGTGCCGGAGTTGCGGGCCTGGTCTCATCTCGACGAACGCTCCTCTGCATTCTTTGCCCTGGGCCTCGCCAAAGCGAGCCGGCGCCCGGTGGCGCTGATTTGTACTTCGGGTACCGCCCTGGCGAATTACGCACCCGCGGTCATCGAAGCCCATCACGCGGGGGTGCCGCTCATCATCTTGAGTGCGGACCGTCCCCACGAACTACGAGACTGGGGTGCGGGGCAGACGATCGATCAGGTAAAGATCTTTGGCGATCAAGTGCGCTTCTTCGCCGAACTCCCGGTTCCCGAAGCGGGTTCGAAGATGCTCCGCTACGCCCGCGCGATGGCATGTCGCGCAGTGGGGGAAAGCCAGGGGACACACCCGGGCCCGGTGCACTTGAACTGGCCCCTGCGCGAACCCCTGGAGCCGGTTCGATCCGAAGCTTCGGCCGATTGGTCGCAAGGTGATCGCATCGCGGAGCGGGGCCGGACAGACGGACGGCCCTACGCCCAGCAACGTGTCGCACTTCCGCGGGCGTCGACAAAGCAGATCGATGAACTCGTAGAGGATTTTCTTCTAATTGAACAGGGAGTCATCGCCTGCGGCGCGCTGGACGCGCCCGGGTTCGCAGCCGCGGTCGCGCGACTGGGTCGGTTGCTCGGCTGGCCGGTGTTGGCGGAGCCGACGTCGGGGTTGCGCAGTGGTGCACACGTCGAAGCCGCACCGATCATCGCGGGATCGGATCTGTTCTTGCGCGACCCGGGCTTCAAGGACTCCCACACCCCGCAGATCATCTTGCGCTTCGGAGGCACGCCGGTCAGCAAGGCGTTCCGGCTTTGGCTCGAGGCGACGCCACCCGAACGGCTCGTGCTGGTGAGTTCCAATGGGGATTGGAACGAGCCGTCACACTTGAGCTCAGACTTTGTTCTGGCGGATCCGGTCGATCTCTGCGAAAGGCTCTGCGCGGCGATCGCGACGAGGGGGAGCGCGGCACGGGAGAGCGATTGGCTGAAGTCGTTTCTTGCGGCCGAGTCGAGCACCCAGGCCGTCCTCGACCGCTGCCTGGGCGGTGAAACGGAGCTGTTCGAACCTCGTGCGACTCGGAGTCTTTGCGAAAGACTCCCCGACTCCTCGCTCCTCTATGTGTCCAACAGCATGCCGGTGCGCGATCTCGACGCGTTCATGCCCGCGAGTGCGGTCGATCTCCGGGTGCTCTCGAACCGCGGAGCCAACGGGATCGACGGGCTCGTATCGAGCGCGCTGGGTGCGGCTGCGGCGGGGCAGGGCCACGTGTTCTTGCTGACCGGGGATCTCGCGTTTCTCTACGACATCGGCGGGCTGCTGGCCGCGCGCCGCTACGCCCTGCGAGCCACGATCGTCGTGTTGAACAACGACGGTGGGGGCATCTTCTCGTTTCTGCCCGTTGCGGAGTACGGCGAGTCAATTCGCTTCAACGAATTGTTTACCACACCACATGGTGTCGATCTCTCGGCGGCCGCTACGCTGTACGGTCTGTCCCATACCCGGGTCGCGAACTTTCGTGAATATGATGCCGCGATCGAAAAGTCCCTCGCACATCCCGGCGTTTCGATCATCGAGGTACCGATCGATCGCGAGGCGAACCTCGAGCACTTTCGATCGCTGGTCAGCGCCACGGGACTTGCTTTGACGGCTACTTTGACGACAAAGGGAGAGGACGCGTGAAGCGAGTATTTTCGAATTTTGTAGAGGCCGCAGGTGTTCGCCTTCACGCGCGGACGGTTCCATGCGAAGACGACGATGCGGTCCCGGTCGTGATTCTGCACGGCTTCACCGGGTCGACGGAAAGTATGCGGGGCGTCGTCTCCGAGTTGTGTGAAGCGCGTACGACCGTCTGCGTCGATCTCGTTGGGCACGGTTGTAGCGACGCTCCTGGAGATGTTTCCGCCTATTCGATGGATCGCTGTGTCGATCAGATTGCGGCGATCATCGACGAACTCGCCCTCGAACGTCCTCACCTGCTCGGCTATTCGATGGGAGGCCGGGCCGCCCTCGCCTTCTGTACCCGCTATCCCGAACGTGCGCGTTCGGCGCTGCTCGTCGGCGCAAGTGCTGGACTCCCCGACCCCGCCGTGCGAAAGGCGCGCATTCTCGAGGACGAGGCCCTTGCCGATCGGATTCTTTCGCTGGGTCTGGAAACCTTCGTCGACGAGTGGATGGCGAAGCCCATTTTTGCCAGCCAGTCCCGCTTGGGGAAGGACTTCCTGGCCAATTCCCGGGCCGAACGTCTGCGCAACCGACCCCATGGACTCGCCGCGAGTCTGCGCGGCATGGGGACCGGAGCGATGGCGCCACTGGAACTCGCCGGGCTGAAGGTCGCGACCTGCTTCGTCGCAGGGGCCGAGGACGAGAAGTTCTGTGTGATCGCCCGCGCCTTCGGAGAACGAATTCCGAATTCGCGTTTCGAAATCGTGGCCGACGCCGGCCACGCCGTGCACCTCGAAAACCAGCAAGATTTTGGTCGCGTCGCTCGCGAATTTTTCGCGGAAATCGACGCGCAGGAAAACTAACCGCCGGAACCAGTCGTGACTGGGGCAGGCACAGGGACAAGGAAACAAGATGGGCTCAGAAAATTGGAAGACGGTTCTTGAATACAAAGATATCCGCTACGAAAATCTGGACGACGGGATCGCCAAGATCACGATCAACCGGCCGCAGGTTCGCAATGCTTTCCGGCCCGAGACCGTCAAGGAATTGATCGATGCCTTCCAGCGGGTTCGCGAGGATCCGAAGGTGGGATGCATCCTGTTTACCGGCGAGGGAGACAAAGCCTTTTGTTCGGGAGGAGACCAGAGTGTGCGGGGTCATGCGGGCTATGTCGGAGACGACGACGGAGTTGCGCGGCTCAATGTGCTGGACCTCCAACGCCTGATTCGCAGCATGCCCAAGCCGATCATCGCGCTGGTCGCGGGCTACGCGATTGGCGGGGGTCACGTGCTTCACGTGATCTGCGATATCACGATCGCGGCGGAGAATGCCCGCTTCGGACAGACCGGGGCCAAGGTCGGGAGTTTCGATGCGGGCTTTGGTACCTCGTACCTCGCCCGGGTCGTGGGACAGAAGAAAGCTCGGGAGATCTGGTTCACCTGTCGCCAGTACGACGCCCAACAGGCCCTCGCCATGGGCCTGGTCAACGATGTCGTTCCCCTCGAAGAACTCGAAACCGCGGGCCTCGTGATGGCGCGCGAAATCGTGAGCATGAGTCCGATGGCGATTCGATGTCTCAAGAGCGCGTTCAACGCGGACTGCGACGGCCAGGCCGGCATTCAGGAACTCGCGGGCAACGCCACCATGCTCTTCTACATGAACGAAGAAGCACAGGAAGGCCGCAACGCCTTCATGGAAAAGCGCGAGCCAGATTATTCCCGCTTTCCTTGGCGACCCTAGGGATGGACAGCACCCCGAGTACTGCGCCCAGAGGATTTGACCACAAGGCCTGGCTGTTGGCTGCCAGGCCCCGCACGCTCGCCGTTGCCGTCGGCCCCATCGCGGTGGGTACGGCGGTCGCGTCGGTGGAGGGTGGCGCTCGCTTTCTTCCCGCCCTGGCCGCGTTGCTCGGCGCCGTGCTGCTCCAGCTCGGTTCGAACTTCGCAAACGACGTCTATGACTTCGAAAATGGGGCCGACACCGACGATCGCATCGGCCCGGCCCGAGCGACCCAGCTCGGTTTGTTGACTCCTTCACAATTGCGAACGGGGATGGTCGCTGTCTTTGCCGCCGCGACCCTGGTGGGCTTGTACCTGGTGGCAATTGCGGGTTGGCCGATCGTCGCGATCGGTGTCGCATCCATCATTGCCGCCGTGACGTATAGCGGTGGGCCTTGGCCCTTCGGCTACCACGGTCTGGGCGATCCCATGGTGTTCTTGTTCTTTGGTGTCGTCGCCGTGATGGGGACGACTTACACCCAGACCCTCGAAGCGTCGTCGCTGGCGTTGTTGGCGTCGATTCCCGTCGGCGCCCTCGCGACCGCCACCCTCGTTGTCAACAATGTGCGAGATCGCGAAACCGACCTTCGCGCGGGCAAGCGCACCTTGGCGGTGAGACTGGGTGCCCGGGGAGGTCGCCTCGAGTATGCCATTCTCATCGGCCTGGCCTATTGGATGCTCCCGGTGTACTGGGTGGTATGCGAGCGATCCAGCTGGGTGTGGCTGCCATTGCTCACCTTGCCCCACGCTTGTCGTCTAGTAGATCAAGTCTTCCAAAACACCGATGGACCCACGCTGAATGCAGCGCTTTCGGCAACGGCCCGGCTGGGGATGATCTTCTCCCTGCTTCTCGCAGTGGGCTGGTGGCTCTGAGGTCGGGATGAAAATCGCCGGCGCCCAGCTCTTTCCCATCTGCTTGCCCTTCGCCAAGGCATTCGCAAACGCGCAAGGTGTCGTGACGGAGCGCTGCGGCACCCTGGTCCGGCTGGTTTCGGATGCCGGCGAGGTGGGTTGGGGGGAAGCCTCGCCGTTTCCGGGCTTCGGGCTCGAGTCGTTGGAAGATTCTCGCTCGGTGCTCGCCGCTGCGGCCGGGGAGTTGCTCGGAAACGAGGTCGAGGTCGGAGAAGAGCTGACCCTGCAGATCAACGAGCTGACGATGTCATCGACTTGCGCGCGCGCGGCGGTAGAAACCGCCGTGCTCGACCTGTGGGCGCGAACCCATCGAAAGCCGATGTTCGAGCTTCTGACAACCGATCGCGAACAAGCTCCCCCGGTGATTCAATGCAACGCACTGGTGGCCGGAGACGATCTCGATTCTCTCGCGCGTGCCGCGCGTTCCGAAATCGCGAACGGATTTCGAACCGTCAAGTTGAAGGTGGGGGCACTCGATCTCGCTCGCGATGTAGAGCGGGTAGCCAGATTGCGTGACGTTGTGGGACCGAGTGTTGCAATTCGGTTGGACGCGAACCAGGCCTATGTCGCAGACGATGCACTCACGGCCCTCGAAAAATTCGCGCGCCATCGGATCGAGTATCTCGAACAACCGCTGGTCGAAAGCGCACTCGACGCCATGGCGGCACTGCGTCAGAAGTCGCCGATTGCATTGGCCGCCGATGAATCGGCCGTGGGCGAGTCCGCTGCCTTGCGGGTAATCCATGCCGGCGCGGCAGATCTGATCGTGATCAAACCCTCCGCGGCGGGTGGGCCCTCGGCATCGCTTCGCATTGCCCGGGCCGCGCGACAGGCGGGCATGGGTGTCGTGGTCACGTCGCTGCTCGATTCGGCGGTCGGGGTTTCTGCGGCGCACCAGGTCGCGATTGCAATCGCGATGGAGGGCGCCATTCCCGCCTGCGGACTCGCAACCGGTGGACTGCTGGCGCGGGACGTCGCGCTGCTCGAACCTGCGCTGGGGGGTTGTCTCCCGAGTCCCGAGCGTGCGGGGCTCGGCATCGAGATGGACGAGTCGCGGGTGCGCAAATGTCTCTCCGAACCCGTCGTGGACTTGTCCACATGACGGATCCCAGCTATCGCGCAGACGATTGGCAAAGCTCGTGGCTGTCGCGGCGGGCGCTCCTTTCACCGCACGAACTCGCGATCGATTGGAATGGAGCGACTCTCGACTACGCCGAGTTGAATCGTCGAGTAGATGAAATGGTCAGTTCGCTCGCTCGCATTGGTGTCGAGCGAGGCGGTGTCGTCGCCGTTCACTTGAGCAATGGACTGGCGATTTCCTTGCTGGTCCACGCCGGATTTTCGGGCGACTTCGTCCTTCACCTGGTCAACACGCGCATGCGCATTCCCGAGATCGAATTTGAACTGCGGGACAGCGGAGCGCGCTTCTTCATTCACCGCGCTGGCGACAGCGAAGCTGAGGCGGTCGAACTGAACGAGGGAGTCGTGCGCATCCGCCTCCGGGAAGCGGCAGGCCGCTGCGAGTTCGTCGATACCGAAGAGACCGAAGAGACCGAAGAGATCCAAGATCAGTCCGCGCAGGGCGATTGTCTCGTGTGCGGTGAAGACCTGGACCTGAGCGCGCCGCGCTTCATCCTCTATACGTCCGGAACGACCGGGAAGCCCAAGGGCGTTGTGCTCAGCGGAAACAACTTTCTCGCGAGTGCAAGCGGTTCGGCGGCGCTACTCGGCGGCGTTGAAACGGAGAAATGGCTGCTGTGTCTGCCGGTCTTTCACGTGGGGGGATTGTCGATCCTACTGCGCAGCGTACTCGCGGGTTCCTCAGTCGTGCTGCACGAAAAATTTTCTCCCGAACAGATCAACCGCGATCTCGACCGCAAAAGAGTGACAGGAATCTCGCTCGTAGCGAGCATGCTCACCGGAGTTCTCGCGGAAAGAAATGCAGCGTCGCCGCCGCCGTTACTAAAATGCGTATTGCTGGGAGGAGGTCCGGTGCCCGCTTCGCTGCTGGCCGCCGCTCGCGATGCCGGCTTCCCGGTAGCACTCACCTACGGATTGACCGAGGCGACATCCCAGGTTGCAACGCGCAGACCCGGGGATCCAATCGTCTCCGGTCTGCGACCCCTCGAAGGCACCGAGATCAAGATCGTGGACGAATCAGGCATCACCCAAGCGCGCGATCGCCCCGGTGAAATTTGCGTTCGGGGTGGCACGGTGATGTCCAGGTACTGGGATCGACCCGACGCCACCCGCGATGCGCTGCGCGAGGGATGGCTCCACACGGGAGACATCGGTTCAATCGATCGAGACGGTGGACTCTGGGTGTTCGACCGTCGCAGTGATCTG contains:
- a CDS encoding MerR family transcriptional regulator, coding for MNYKVEDLAAASGVRIDTIRFYQGKGLIPAPARQGRNAIYGPAHLARLHQIRSLMGQGFSLAQIQRVPAPGDTTETRAEGESEAPREALLHALAEQRVGESKFQRSELAARAGVPEDLVAAAQAAGVLEPILQDGEELFSSADLEMLESGLAVLGAGLPLGEFLNLAAQHDRNIREVSELGIDLFDNHVRKMAPNGEDPEVVAQAFRDLLPRLTRLVALHFQRTLVNRAMERLRAKGEGPALARALAAVEATNLEGEWRR
- the menD gene encoding 2-succinyl-5-enolpyruvyl-6-hydroxy-3-cyclohexene-1-carboxylic-acid synthase; protein product: MSKETAIENEPARPVAMRGTADAPNATYAFAMAFFEELARSGVMHVCISPGSRSTPLVVAAGSVPELRAWSHLDERSSAFFALGLAKASRRPVALICTSGTALANYAPAVIEAHHAGVPLIILSADRPHELRDWGAGQTIDQVKIFGDQVRFFAELPVPEAGSKMLRYARAMACRAVGESQGTHPGPVHLNWPLREPLEPVRSEASADWSQGDRIAERGRTDGRPYAQQRVALPRASTKQIDELVEDFLLIEQGVIACGALDAPGFAAAVARLGRLLGWPVLAEPTSGLRSGAHVEAAPIIAGSDLFLRDPGFKDSHTPQIILRFGGTPVSKAFRLWLEATPPERLVLVSSNGDWNEPSHLSSDFVLADPVDLCERLCAAIATRGSAARESDWLKSFLAAESSTQAVLDRCLGGETELFEPRATRSLCERLPDSSLLYVSNSMPVRDLDAFMPASAVDLRVLSNRGANGIDGLVSSALGAAAAGQGHVFLLTGDLAFLYDIGGLLAARRYALRATIVVLNNDGGGIFSFLPVAEYGESIRFNELFTTPHGVDLSAAATLYGLSHTRVANFREYDAAIEKSLAHPGVSIIEVPIDREANLEHFRSLVSATGLALTATLTTKGEDA
- a CDS encoding 1,4-dihydroxy-2-naphthoate polyprenyltransferase gives rise to the protein MDSTPSTAPRGFDHKAWLLAARPRTLAVAVGPIAVGTAVASVEGGARFLPALAALLGAVLLQLGSNFANDVYDFENGADTDDRIGPARATQLGLLTPSQLRTGMVAVFAAATLVGLYLVAIAGWPIVAIGVASIIAAVTYSGGPWPFGYHGLGDPMVFLFFGVVAVMGTTYTQTLEASSLALLASIPVGALATATLVVNNVRDRETDLRAGKRTLAVRLGARGGRLEYAILIGLAYWMLPVYWVVCERSSWVWLPLLTLPHACRLVDQVFQNTDGPTLNAALSATARLGMIFSLLLAVGWWL
- the menE gene encoding o-succinylbenzoate--CoA ligase; its protein translation is MTDPSYRADDWQSSWLSRRALLSPHELAIDWNGATLDYAELNRRVDEMVSSLARIGVERGGVVAVHLSNGLAISLLVHAGFSGDFVLHLVNTRMRIPEIEFELRDSGARFFIHRAGDSEAEAVELNEGVVRIRLREAAGRCEFVDTEETEETEEIQDQSAQGDCLVCGEDLDLSAPRFILYTSGTTGKPKGVVLSGNNFLASASGSAALLGGVETEKWLLCLPVFHVGGLSILLRSVLAGSSVVLHEKFSPEQINRDLDRKRVTGISLVASMLTGVLAERNAASPPPLLKCVLLGGGPVPASLLAAARDAGFPVALTYGLTEATSQVATRRPGDPIVSGLRPLEGTEIKIVDESGITQARDRPGEICVRGGTVMSRYWDRPDATRDALREGWLHTGDIGSIDRDGGLWVFDRRSDLIVSGGENVYPAEVESVLLEHPAIAEAGVAGEDDETYGQRPVAFLVSAADNLPDAESLRAHCRDRLAGYKCPVKFIQVASLPRTASGKLLRRKLSRGGNQADE
- the menH gene encoding 2-succinyl-6-hydroxy-2,4-cyclohexadiene-1-carboxylate synthase; this translates as MKRVFSNFVEAAGVRLHARTVPCEDDDAVPVVILHGFTGSTESMRGVVSELCEARTTVCVDLVGHGCSDAPGDVSAYSMDRCVDQIAAIIDELALERPHLLGYSMGGRAALAFCTRYPERARSALLVGASAGLPDPAVRKARILEDEALADRILSLGLETFVDEWMAKPIFASQSRLGKDFLANSRAERLRNRPHGLAASLRGMGTGAMAPLELAGLKVATCFVAGAEDEKFCVIARAFGERIPNSRFEIVADAGHAVHLENQQDFGRVAREFFAEIDAQEN
- the menC gene encoding o-succinylbenzoate synthase, yielding MKIAGAQLFPICLPFAKAFANAQGVVTERCGTLVRLVSDAGEVGWGEASPFPGFGLESLEDSRSVLAAAAGELLGNEVEVGEELTLQINELTMSSTCARAAVETAVLDLWARTHRKPMFELLTTDREQAPPVIQCNALVAGDDLDSLARAARSEIANGFRTVKLKVGALDLARDVERVARLRDVVGPSVAIRLDANQAYVADDALTALEKFARHRIEYLEQPLVESALDAMAALRQKSPIALAADESAVGESAALRVIHAGAADLIVIKPSAAGGPSASLRIARAARQAGMGVVVTSLLDSAVGVSAAHQVAIAIAMEGAIPACGLATGGLLARDVALLEPALGGCLPSPERAGLGIEMDESRVRKCLSEPVVDLST
- a CDS encoding transposase, with the protein product MAELSIDKKITIIGALVEGSSIRSVERMTGVHRDTITRLAIRVGKGCERLMDERIHGVQCDFLELDEIWAYVGKKRNRVRDGDDPAQVGDFWTWVALDPDTKLVPSHHVGKRTVIDAKIFVAGIAKRVEGRPQISTDKLGAYRSAILGQWSDRDEKGWTRPDWSTIVKRYEVEPAAAGRYSPPHVVAADKRVESGNPDVSRISTSHVERQNLTMRMSMRRFTRLTNGFSKKVENLQAAVSLHFAHYNFVRKHITIKTVPAVAAGVEGQAWKLAEFVEWTDLYGH
- a CDS encoding isochorismate synthase, coding for MNLDLTLVRESAATVCRAIEGCKAIARERGQSQWLSLRWKVADRDVLADFLACEAPDAFYWQEPGRELAILGLGRLDAIEASGRDRFADAADHSRDLFSNLQLHCLDASDSAAAADRGPLLLGGFAFFDSEVEPESEWHGFGAGRLLLPEITIVCRDKFAWVTRTCAVEPDSRIDEVFDGLCAEIPSASPHGKLDSTGLPSKLGLIGEVQDPGPEFRVQADRTHTQYLAQVEAALDAITAGKFEKVVLARSLRVIGDQDFDLASFLSSLRAMFPSCATLAIRDGDDLFVSATPERLVALDGDQVTTAAVAGSAPRGRNPQEEEHFSVALCESEKERHEHDVVKYSIQEALAESCGNLEGPAVPNLLKLEGIQHLETPLSGRLLGHRRGTTSVLDLVAQLHPTPAVGGAPRATALDWLEHFEALDRGWYAGPVGYVDGRGDGEFRVALRSALLRGRSARLFAGAGIVAGSEPSHELAETRLKLRALLAPLTEI
- the menB gene encoding 1,4-dihydroxy-2-naphthoyl-CoA synthase — its product is MGSENWKTVLEYKDIRYENLDDGIAKITINRPQVRNAFRPETVKELIDAFQRVREDPKVGCILFTGEGDKAFCSGGDQSVRGHAGYVGDDDGVARLNVLDLQRLIRSMPKPIIALVAGYAIGGGHVLHVICDITIAAENARFGQTGAKVGSFDAGFGTSYLARVVGQKKAREIWFTCRQYDAQQALAMGLVNDVVPLEELETAGLVMAREIVSMSPMAIRCLKSAFNADCDGQAGIQELAGNATMLFYMNEEAQEGRNAFMEKREPDYSRFPWRP
- a CDS encoding ubiquinone/menaquinone biosynthesis methyltransferase; its protein translation is MTLPTGREKRIAVKNMFDRIAPRYDLLNRLVSLGLDRGWRRLALEMVDVGPGDLVLDLACGTGDLCEQVLARGARVVGADFAREMLRGAVARGIEVDFTNADAAQLPIASSSIDVVTCGFALRNFVSLPEVFDEIARVLKPGGRLAVIEVDRPSSAMLRGAHSLYFDRFVPLLGGLLSDRDAYRYLPESTAYLPAPEELFAMLDKAGIGGVAKRRLLFGAAQILTGVKK